The following DNA comes from Amycolatopsis albispora.
CGCGATGCTGATCGCCGCGGTGGTCGCGACGCCGTTCTGCCTCGGCGCCGCAGCCCCGGTCTTCACCAGCCCGGCGGCGCTGCTGGCCGGCGTAGGTGTGGGCATCTGCTCGTCGGTCATCCCCTACGTGACCGACCAACTCGCGATGGCCCGGCTACCGCGGGAGACCTTTGCGCTGATGCTGAGCATCCTGCCCGCGGTCGCGACGGTGATCGGGATCGTGGTGCTCACCCAGGTCCCCACCATCGGCGAGCTGACCGGCATCGCGCTGATCGCCGCAGGTGTCGCGGTCCACCAGGAACCACCGGAAAACAAGGAGAACTGATGGAACACATCCGGCTGGGCACCTCCGGCCTCACCGTGTCCCGAATCTGCCTCGGCATGATGAGCTACGGCAGTCCCAGCACAAAGGACTGGATGCTCGGCGAGGACGCCGCGGAGCCGATCGTCCGGCAGGCCGTCGAGTCGGGAGTGACTTTCTTCGACACCGCGGACATGTACTCCGACGGGGGCAGCGAGCTGATCACCGGGCGGTTGCTCGCCAAGCTGTTCCCCCGCCGCGACGACTACGTGCTGGCCACCAAGGTCTACTTCCCGATGGGAACCGGCCCGAACAACAAGGGCTTGTCCCGCAAGCACATCATGGCCGCCATCGACGCCTCGCTCGACCGGCTGGGCGTAGACCACGTCGACCTGTACCAGATACACCGCTGGGACCAGGAGACACCGATCGAGGAGACCATGAACGCGCTCAACGACGTGGTCTTGGCCGGCAAGGCCAGGTACATCGGCGCGTCGAGCATGTTCGCCTGGCAGTTCGCCAAGGCACAACACACCGCCGAGACACACGGCTGGACGAGGTTCATCTCGATGCAAAACCACTACAACCTCGTCTACCGCGAGGAGGAACGGGAGATGATCCCACTCTGCCTCGACCAGGGCGTCGGCATCATTCCGTGGAGCCCACTGGCACGCGGCCTGCTGACCGGCTCCCGCGAACGCGGCGGTGCGCAGACCACCGTCCGATCCGGCTCCGACCCCATCGCCGACACCATGTACACCGACGACGACTTCGACGTGGTCGACGCGGTACGCGCGATCGCCGCCAAGCGTGGCCTGCCGCCGGCGCAGATCGCGCTGGCCTGGCTGCTCGACCGACCCGGCGTCACCGCACCGATCATCGGAGCGACCAGAACACGGCACCTGCAGGACGCGGTCGCCGCAGTACACATACGACTGAGCGAGGACGAGGTGACCACCCTGCAGGCACCGTACCGACCACACGCCGTGCTCGGCCACCACTGAAAACTGGACGTGGGACCTACACGTTATTGCGTCTGATGCAGCATTGGCCGCGCCCTGATATTCCCCGTTGCTGTTCAGGGCGTTTCCGGTGACGGTCGTGGCATGTCGTTGACCTGGACCGTCCGATGTGGATGCGGGCTTCCTCGCCGCCGCCGGGCCATGGATCACGGCGTCGTACTGGACGCGGCCGACAGGGAGCACAGCGCCAAGCGGCCCTCGGCACAGGCCGGTTTCCGATCCTCGCGACGCTGGCGAAGATCGTGCGTCGACCCGACGGATATGCTCCTCCCATTGCTGTGAGGCTGTCCCGGATCGGAGGCCACATGCCGCGCTCGTTCTCGTCCGTGACGCTCGGAGCGGGGATCAACCTGGGCAACGCCCTGGACACCGCCGACGAGCACGCGCTTGGGTTGCCGCGGCGGTATTTCGACGAGATCAAGGCCGCCGGGTTCGACACGATCCGGTTGCCGGTGGCGTGGTCGGCGCACGCCGAACAGGCCGCTCCCTACACCATCAGAGAGGACTTCTTCCAACGCGTCGACCAAGCGGTCGATCAGGCACTGGCACGGGATCTGAACGTCGTGCTCAACGTGCACCACTATCACGAACTCAACCACGTGCCCGACGCGCAGACGGACCGGTTTCTGGCATTGTGGCGGCAGATCGCTCCACGCTACGTCGATCGTCCAGAGCTCCTTCATTTCGAGTTGCTCAACGAGCCTCGTGCCGCCATGACCGCGCAGCGGTGGAACGCCCTGCTATCCCAGGCCTTGGCCGCCGTACGGGAATCAAGTCCAGAACGCGCGGTGCTCATCGGGCCGGCGGAGATGAACGACATCAGCGCTCTTTCGAAGCTCGAACTGCCCGACGACGACCACTTGGTGGCGACGGTCCACTACTACGCCCCGTTCGAGTTCACCCACCAGGGCGCGCCCTGGGTCGAGAACTCCGCCCCGTGGCTCGGCACGACGTGGGGTGGTGAAGCCGACCGGAAGACCGTGAGCGAGGACCTTGCCGTAGCGGCGGCCTGGGCGGACGCTCACGCGGTTCCGCTGTTCATCGGCGAGTTCGGCGCATACGAGCGGGCGGATATGGATTCCCGTGTCCGCTGGACCGCCTGGGTACGGGCGGAAGCAGAGCGTCTGCGGATCGGCTGGGCCTATTGGGAGTTCGGCACCGACTTCGGTGCCTATGCCCGCGAGACCGATACCTGGCGGGAGCCCCTGCGGCGAGCTTTGATCGCCGAGTAGCGATCACAGCTGAAGATGGCCTCGGTGGTCGCACGCAAGATCGAGCGGACAGCGCCTGGCTTTGCTGTGCCAGCCGTGGCGTGAGTCAGGTCACGGTCCGCTGTCGTGCGCGCTTTGTTCGGCCACCGACGCGGCGAGCATGACCACGGCTCGCTGACCCACAGCGCGCCGGCGATGGAGCTGAGTATGTTTCTGATGATCAATTCCGAATGCAGGAGGAACCGTGGCCAAGGGTTACTGGGTCAGCGTCTACCCCACCATCACCGACCCTGAAGGACTCGATGTCTACAACGAACTGGCCGGTGTGGCTGTCAAGGCCGCGGGCGGGCGGTTGCTCGCCGGCATCGGCAGCCGGGTCGTCGCACACGAAGCCGGAATCGCGGAGCGCGTTGTCCTGATCGAGTTCGACAGCTTCGAACAGGCCGTCGCCGCATATGAGAGTGCGGCATACCAGAAGGCGCTGGCCGAACTCCCCGACGGCTTCGAGCGCGACTTCCGCATCATCGAAGGCCTCGACTGACGATCGAGGCTGCGCCGGCGACGAACACCAAGCCGACTGCCCCAGGATCACCCCCGCTCGTCCGCGCGCCGCACCGTCGCGAACAGCGCTCGGCCAGTGGCATCGGCCTCGACGTCGGCGAGGGTGCGTTCGAGGTTCCAGCGGCCGATGTGGGTCCCGTCAAGACCCTGACAGCGGATCGTGCTCACCAGGCACGGTCAAGTTCGAAGCCCCGACATGTCCCGGACGCCGTGGGTGAGCACGGCTCACCTGCGTGTCGTGGCCGGTGCGTGCTGAGGACCTGCGGCCCCTGACCGGGCGCTACCCGCTGCGCCCGCCGCTGCTGCTGGTCTGGCTGGTGGCCGCGGTGCTGCACATCGCGATGGGCTCGCTGGGGGTGCCGGTGGTGCTGATCGCGCTCGCCGCCTGCTCCGGGGCGCTGTTCCTGCCGCACGTCAGCAGCAACTTCTTCTGGATGTTCCAGTCGCTGCACACGGTGGCCATGACGCTGGCCTCGGTGATCTCACGGCCGATCGTGCTGCTGCTCGACGTCGTGCGCTGAGGACGGGCCGGGCGGGTTAGTAGAGCGCGGTTTCCCACGCTTGGAATGGTGGTTCGCCTTCGGGCAGGTGGCCGGTCATGTACTGGTAGATGTAGGCGGCTGCCCGGCGTTCGGCGTGCTTGGCGTTCACCGGTTCACCGTCATCGTCGATTTCCAGAACGTTCGCGAAGATCGCGAAGGTCATTTCCAGATAACTCGGGGATTCCCGCAGAGCGTCCCAGTAGTCGATGTCGTCGAGTAGCGGGTGGCCGACCGTGCCGTTGGCGACCCAGAACGCGAAGGTGCGTAGCGCCCCGGAGGTTCCGTGCGACAGTTTCGACGTCATGGGCGAATCCTAGGTGGCAGGCCGAGTTCGAGCAGCCAGGGGACGAAGCCGGAATCGACGCACCGGATTGGGAACCCGCCGGCGCGGCCTGGGAACGGAGCGCGGCACCGCCACCATCGCACCAGCGGCAGACAGGTCGGAGTGGACGGTCCTGCTCGGGGAAGTAGTAGAGGAGCAGGAACGGCCGTCGCTGAGATGCCTCAAGTCGAACCGGGTGTGGGTGCGGTGGAAGGAAAGCGCCTCAGGCGGCAGATTCTCACCACTGCGGACTCAGGTGCGCGGGGGCGTCTTGCGCGACCGCCGCCGGTGTGGCGATCCCGAGCGCGACGGTCGCGGTGCGGAGGGGTTCGCGCAGCGAGTGGTCGTACGTGGCGCATAGCCGGTCGGCCGTCGCGGTGCGCCGGGCGAGGCGGAAGGCACGTTTGAGTCGGCGGTTTCCGCTGTTCCTCGCGCAGGGCTGCAGGCTTCGCCGGGACGAGGAATCGAGCTGGCACTGGACACCGCCACCCGCGGCGCTGCGGCTGGCTGGATACGGCCTGGCCGCGGGCTGTGCCTGGTGGAAGCCCTCGTGCCCGCGGAGGCGGTCGCCGTCCGCCCACCGCGTCGGCGGGTGGTCAAGGACGGCGTGGTGGTGGTGCGGAACGGTCGGGTGGCCGGCTGAGCACCGGTCCGCGGAACCGGCCGACTGCCTTCGCCCGGACGGTGCGGTCGGGACGGCCCAGCGCCCGCACCGTCCATCCGGCCGCGCGCCAGCGCTGGTCGTCGAGGGTGTTGCGACCGTCGACGAGGCGGCGCCGGGTCGTCACCGCGCCCACGAGTGCTGGGTCCAGCTCCTGGAACTCCGGCCAGTCGGTCAGGTGCAGCACCACGTCCGCGCCGGTCGCCGCTTCGAGTGCCGAGTCCGCGTAGCCCAGCTCCGGGAAGTGCCTGTGGGCGTTGTCCACCGCCTTCGGGTCGTACACGGTGACCTCGGCGCCCTGCAGCTGGATCGACGCGGCAACGCTCAGCGCCGGCGAGTCGCGGACGTCGTCCGACCCCGGCTTGAACGCGGCTCCCCAGGCCGCCACGCGCTTGCCCCGGAACGAACCACCGCACTGCTCGCGGGTGAGGTCCACCATCCGCGCCCGGCGCCGCAGGTTGATCGCGTCGACTTCGCGGAGGAAGGTCAGTGTCCGTTCGACGCCGAGTTCGTTCCCCCTGGCCAGGAACGCGCGGATGTCCTTGGGCAGGCAGCCGCCGCCGAAACCGAGGCCGGGCCGCAGGTACTGCCCGCCGATGCGCGGGTCGTGGGACAGCGCCTGCGCGAGCTGGGTCACGTCGGCCCCGGTGGCTTCGCAGACCTCGGCCATCGCGTTGATGAAGGAGATCTTGGTGGAGAGGAAGGCGTTCGCGGAGACCTTGACCAGTTCCGCGGTGGCGAGATCGGTCACCACCAGTGGTACGCCACGGGTGAGCGCGCCGCGGTAGACCTGTCGTAGCAGGCGTTCGGCCCGCGCGGTGCGCACACCGAAGACCAGCCGGGCCGGTGCGAGCGTGTCGCCGATGGCGAATCCTTCGCGCAGGAACTCGGGATTCCAGGCCAGTTCGGCGCGCGCCCCGATGCGGGCCGCCAGCCGCTCCGCCGTGCCCACCGGCACCGTGGACTTGCCGACGACCAGGCCGGATGCCGTCAGCTGGGGGATCAGGTCGTCGAGCGCCCTTTCGACGAAGCGGAGATCGGCCGAATCGGCGCCCGGTCTTTGCGGTGTTCCGACGCACAGGAAATGCACGGCCGGCGCACCGGCGGTGAAGGCGCGGATGTCCAGGTATGAGTCGGTGAACCGCAGCCTGCCGGAATTGACCTGCCGTCGGAGCAGATCGGCAAGGCCCGGTTCGTAGAATGGGGGCAGACCTGCCGAAAGCGCGGCCACCTTTTCCGAATCGGTGTCCATGCCGAGCACTTCGAAACCCAGCTCGGCCATGCAGGCCGCGTGCGTGGCGCCGAGGTAACCGGTGCCGATAACGGTGATTCGCATGGTCGACTTCTCCTCGATGGCCCGGGTAGCCACCCTTTCCGGTTCGTCCACAGCAGGCCCACAGGCGTCCTACAAATGCTCCACAGCGGCCGCGCGCGAGCGAGAATTCCGGGAGGACAACACCTACCGTCCGGTGGTGTGGTCGTCACCGGCGAAAGTGAATTCAGCATCCCGGACGCGTTGCTGCCCGCCGATGGGCGATTCGGGTGCGGCCCCGCCAAAGTCCGCCCGGAACAGGTGAGCGCCCTGGCTCGCCGTGCCGCGGACTTCCTCGGCACCTCCTGCCGCCGGGGTGCGGTACGCGGGCTGGTCGGCCGGATTCGCACCGGGCTGGCGGAACTGTTCGCCCTGCCGGAGGGGTACCAGGTCGTGCTGGGCAACGGCGGTGCCACGGCGTTCTGGAACATCGCGACGTACGGGCTGATCCGGGAGCGGGCGCAGCACCTGTCCTTCGGCGAGTTCTCCGCCCGGTTCGCCTCGGTTGACCGCCACACGCCGTGGCTGGCCGAGCCGTCGGTGCTCGAGTGCGCGGCGGGCCGCTACCCGGAGCCTCGTGCGGAACGCGGTGTCGACGCGTATGCCTTGACCCACAACGAAACCTCCACGGGCGTGGTGATGCCGGTCCGCCGTGTCCCCGGCGCCGACGACGATGCGCTCGTCCTCGTCGACGGGACCAGCGCGGCCGGCGGGCTGCCCGTGGTACCGGAGGAATTCGACGTCTACTACTTCGCGCCGCAGAAGTGCTTCGGTGCCGACGGCGGACTGTGGGTCGCGTTGATGTCGCCTGCCGCGGTGGCCCGCGCCGAGCGGCTGGTGGCCGACGGGCGCTACGTACCGGAGTTCTTCAGCCTTCCGGTCGCCATCGAGCACTCCGCGCGCGACCTCGTCTTCAACACCCCTTCGGTTTCCGGGCTTTTCCTGTTCGCCGAGCAGATCGAATGGCTGCTCGGGATCGGCGGGCTCGACGCCGCCGCGTCCCGGGCGCGGAAATCGGCTTCGGTGCTGTACGGCTGGGCCGAGGCAGCGCGCTGGGCGGCACCGTTCGTGGCCGAGCCCGGCTGCCGGTCGCCACTGGTGGCCACGATCGAGTTCGCCCCGCACATCGACGCCGCTCGCCTGGTCGCCGGGCTGCGAGCACACGGGATCGTCGATCTGGAGCCACACCGGAAGTTCGGCCACAACCAGGTGCGCGTGGGCTTGTTCCCGGCGATCGAGACCGCCGACGTCGAGGCGCTGGTGGCCTGCGTCGAGCACGCCGTCGAACAGCTCGGCCGGGCGGCCGGGCGGGGAAGGAGGTCCGATGTCTGACGCACCCACGGCGGTGGTGGTCGGTGCCGGGATCGTCGGCGCGTCCATCGCGCACGAGCTGGTCCACCGCGGGTGGACGGTCACCATCGTCGAGCAGTACGCGCCGGCGCACGTGCGGGCATCCAGCCACGACAGCTCCCGGGTGCTCCGGCTGTCCTACGGCGGCGGCCGGGAGATCGACGTCTGGTACACGCGCCGGGCCTGGCGGGCCAGGCAGTTGTGGCAGGAAATCGGTGAAGACGAAGGAACCGAGCTGTTCCACAGCGTTGGTGTGGTCTGGTTCGCCAGGGGCACCGCCGAGTTCGAGGAGCGCAGCGCGCGCAGTCTGGAGGCGCTGGACCTGCCGGTTGAGCGCCTGCCGCCGGAGGCGGCCCGCGAGTTCTTCCCCGACGTGCGGTGTGACGACCTCGAATTCGTGGTGCACGAACCGAGGAGCGGAGTGCTGCGGGCGCGACCCGCCGTGCTGGCGCTGGTGCGTCGTGCGCTGCGGAAAGGCGCCCGGTTGCGGATCGCCACGGCGAGGCCGGACGAGCGCGGGCGGGCGGTCGCGGACGGCGGGCCGCTGCCCGCCGACCGGACCGTGTGGGCCGGTGGGCCGTGGCTTGGCCGCTGGTTCCCCCACCTGCTGGAGATCGAAGCCGTCCGGCAGAACGTCTTCTACTACGGGGTGGAACCGCACTGGCGCACGCCCGGCCTCCCGGTGTGGGTGGACGGCGGTGCCTACGGCGTCGGCGACCTCGACGACAGCGGGTTCAAGGTGGGCGGCGCGCTCGGCGAGGCACCCGTGATCGACCCCGACCTCGCCGACCGGCGTCCCGATCCGGACGCCGAGCAGATCGCCAGGAGCGTACTGGCCAACCGGTTTCCCGCACTGGCCGGTGCACCGCTGGTGTCGCGCCACGTCTGCCAGTACGAACTCACCACCGACCAGCACTTCGTGCTCACGCCGGTCCCCGGTGGCGGTGGTGGCTGGCTGGCCGGGGGTGGCGGGCACGCGTTCAAGTTCGGGCCCGCACTCGGCGAATACGTGGCCGACCTGCTCGAAGGACGGGAACAACCGTTGCCTGCCTTCGGATTGGGGCCACGGGAGAAGTTCGAAAGCCAGGAGAGCGCCACCCCGGGACAGCTCGCCCGCCAGCACCGCTGAGGCGTGGCACATCCCGCGACAAAACGGAGGAGAAATGCGGTACGAAGCCGAACGGCAACTGCTCGTCGAGACCATCGGGGACATGGCCCGCTGGGGCCTGATCGAAACCACCGGCGGCGGGCTGAGCGTGCGTGCGGACAACGGCGACATCATCGTCACCGCCACCGGCTCGGCCTTCGCGCGCTGGAAGGTCAGCCCGCGCGACATGACGGTCATCTCGGCCACCGGCGAACTGCGGGAGCGCACCGGGGGAGTCGCTCCGGTGGGTGCGCTGATCCACATGGCCGCCTACGAGATGTTCCCCGACTGCCGCGCCATCGTGCACGCGCACAACGCCTACGTGCTGGCTTTCGCCTCACTGGGCATGGGCGTTCCGTCCTGTGTCAACCAGCTCGACACGCTCGGGGAGGTGCCCTGCTTGGTCGCCGATGACACCGCGGTCAAGGGCGGGGTGCTCAGCGGGGAATCCGACCGGCCGCCGGTGGAGTTGCCCGACGGGATCGCCCAGCGGCCGGAGATCGCCGCGGTCGACACCTACCAGCTGATCCCCCAGCTGAAGGAGAAGCTGGGCCCGCGAGCGGGAGAACTCAAGCGGCACGGCCTGGCGTGCGTGCTCTACCGGCACGGTGCGTTCGTGTTCGCGCGCGGCCTGACCGAGGCGGTCGAAAACCTGGCGCGGGTGGAAATGAGCGCGCGCACCGCGGTGTTCCAGGCGATCCTGCGTGGCGGACTGGCCGGGGTCGAGCCGAACCTGCTGTTCCCGGAAGCCGCGGCGAGCACCAAGCAGTTCGCGGATGCCTGATCCGGCCGCCGAAAGCGCGTACTACGCGCAACTCGCCCGCACCCGCGGGGCCGCCGGTGCCGTGCAGCTCGACGAAGCCGACCGGGTGCTGCTGGTCCGGCCGGGGAACAAGCCGGTCTGGGACCTGCCGGGTGGCGTGGTCGAGGCAGCGGAGTCGCCGATGGCCGCCTGCGTGCGGGAAGTGCGCGAGGAACTCGGCATCACCCCGGTCCTCGAGCGCCTGGTCGGGGTGGTGTGGTTCCCGCCGTGGCCACACCGCCCGCCGTCGAACCTGTTCGTGTTCGCCGGGCGGCTGCCGGGACCGGCGCGGGTGGCCATCCGGCCGGCACCGGACGAGATCGCCGACTTCGGCTTCTTCCCGGTGTCCGCACTGCCCGCGGTGGAACCGCACACCGAGCGCCGGGTGCGGGAATGCGTCCGCGGTTTTCTCGGTGGTGGCACGGTCTACTTCGAGGAGCCGACCAAGCCCGTCTGGTACGCGGACACCGTAGTGAGCGATCCGCCGTGATCGCCAGGCCACCGGTGGAAGCCGTGTTGCTGGACGCGGGCGGGGTGCTCATCATGCCCGCCTCCGAAGCCGTGCTCTCGATCCTGCGCGCGGCGGGAGCGCGGGCCGACGAACGCCTCCTCGACCGCGTGCACTACCTGGCCACAGCGGTGAACGACGCCTGCCCACCCCGCGACCGCGGGCGGTACCTGCGGGCGTTCGCACGCGGATGCGGGATCGGCGACGACCGGCTCAACGGGGTCGTTGCCGAACTCGGCGCTGCGATCAACGGGCCGAACTGGACACGCGGCGTGCCCGGGGCGGTCGAGGCGGTGCGGAAGCTGGGCGCGCTCCCGGTTTCGGTGGGCGTGGTGTCGAACTCCGTCGGCGTGGTCGCCGGGCAACTGCGGCGGGCCGGCATCTGCCAGGTGGGTCCCGGTCCGGGCACGCCGGTGGCGGTGGTGATCGATTCGGCACTGGTCGGGATCGCCAAGCCGGATCCGGCGATCTTCCGCCTGGCACTCCGGCAGCTGCGCGCTTCGCCGGAGCGGGCGGTCTACGTCGGCGACACCGCCCGCATCGACGTGGACGGCGCGCTGGCGGCGGGCCTCCGGCCGCTGCACCTCGACCCGCACGGTGACTGTCCCGACCCGCCGGGGCGGCACGAACACCTGCGATGCCTGGACGACCTCGCCGCCTGGGTCAGCGCGCATGGCCGGTGACGCCGCGCCGAACCGCTGGGTACTGCTCGCGGTCAGCCTGGTCGCGTGGGCGGCCGGGGCCACCGCGGTGTTCCAGCTTTCACTGGTGCTGCCCGCATTGCGCGCGGAGACCGGGATGTCGCTGGCGCTGGCGGGGGCGCTGGTCGGCACCGCCAACGGCGGGCTCACCGTGGCCCTGCTGGGCTGGGGTGTGTTCGCCGATCGCTTCGGGGACCGGCGTGCCATGGCCACCGGCCTCGTCCTCTGCGCGGGGTGCCTGTGCGCGGCGGCGGGCACCCGTTCCGTTCCGGTGCTCTTCGGTGCTTTCGCCCTCGCCGGGGTGACCGCGGCCGCGGTGTACGCGCCGAGCGGACGGTCGGTGGTGCGCGGCTTTCCCGCCCGGCAGCGGGCACTCGCCCTCGGCCTGACCCAGACTTCGACACCGCTCAGCTCGGCGCTGGCGGCCGCGGTGGTGCCGGGGGTCGCGGCACGGCAGGGCCTGCCCGCGCTGTGGCTGGGCGTGGCCGGGCTCTGCGTCCTGGCGGCGGCACTGGTGCTGGTGTTCGGCGGACAGCCACGCGCGGAGAGCGACCGGTCCGGTCCGGCGGGCGAACCGGCTGCTCCCGCGGTCATGGCCCGGATGTACGGGGCCTGTGCCTTGCTGGTGCTGCCGCAGTCGGCACTACTCACCTTCACCGTCAGCTACCTGGTCGATGATCGGGGCTGGACCCCGGCGGGGGCTGGGTGGCTGCTCAGCGGCGGGCTGCTGCTCACCGTGCTCACCCGGCCGGTGCTCGGCCACCTGTCCGACCGCGGCGGCTCCCGGCTGGGGTTGATGCGGGCTTTCGCCGTCGGCAACGCCGTGGTGCTGGCCCTGCTGGTGGCCGGCGTGCTGAGCGGTACCGGATGGGCTCCGGCCGCGTTGCTGATCGCCTGCGTGTCCACGGTGACCGGCTACGGCCTGGCGTCCACGGCGGTGGCCGGATTCGCCGCGCACGCCAGGCTCGGCCGGGCACTGGGAATCCAGCACACCGTCCAGAGCCTGGTGGCGACCGCGGGTCCGGTGCTGCTGGGCGGGCTCATCGGTACCGCCGGATACGCCGCGGCGTTCGCCGCCGTCGCGGTCGCCCCGGTGGCCGGTGGCGCGCTGTTGCCGGTGGGCGCCGAACGCCGGCGACAGCATCCTCACCCGCGCCAGCAGTGCTCCAGGAGCTCCGCGGACGGGGTGCCGGTGAGCATGGCCTGGTGGACCCGTCGCAGGTAGGCCGAGGGTTCGACCCCGGCCTGCGAGATCATTGTCCGGC
Coding sequences within:
- a CDS encoding MFS transporter; the encoded protein is MAGDAAPNRWVLLAVSLVAWAAGATAVFQLSLVLPALRAETGMSLALAGALVGTANGGLTVALLGWGVFADRFGDRRAMATGLVLCAGCLCAAAGTRSVPVLFGAFALAGVTAAAVYAPSGRSVVRGFPARQRALALGLTQTSTPLSSALAAAVVPGVAARQGLPALWLGVAGLCVLAAALVLVFGGQPRAESDRSGPAGEPAAPAVMARMYGACALLVLPQSALLTFTVSYLVDDRGWTPAGAGWLLSGGLLLTVLTRPVLGHLSDRGGSRLGLMRAFAVGNAVVLALLVAGVLSGTGWAPAALLIACVSTVTGYGLASTAVAGFAAHARLGRALGIQHTVQSLVATAGPVLLGGLIGTAGYAAAFAAVAVAPVAGGALLPVGAERRRQHPHPRQQCSRSSADGVPVSMAWWTRRR
- a CDS encoding aldo/keto reductase; translated protein: MEHIRLGTSGLTVSRICLGMMSYGSPSTKDWMLGEDAAEPIVRQAVESGVTFFDTADMYSDGGSELITGRLLAKLFPRRDDYVLATKVYFPMGTGPNNKGLSRKHIMAAIDASLDRLGVDHVDLYQIHRWDQETPIEETMNALNDVVLAGKARYIGASSMFAWQFAKAQHTAETHGWTRFISMQNHYNLVYREEEREMIPLCLDQGVGIIPWSPLARGLLTGSRERGGAQTTVRSGSDPIADTMYTDDDFDVVDAVRAIAAKRGLPPAQIALAWLLDRPGVTAPIIGATRTRHLQDAVAAVHIRLSEDEVTTLQAPYRPHAVLGHH
- a CDS encoding UDP-glucose dehydrogenase family protein; translation: MRITVIGTGYLGATHAACMAELGFEVLGMDTDSEKVAALSAGLPPFYEPGLADLLRRQVNSGRLRFTDSYLDIRAFTAGAPAVHFLCVGTPQRPGADSADLRFVERALDDLIPQLTASGLVVGKSTVPVGTAERLAARIGARAELAWNPEFLREGFAIGDTLAPARLVFGVRTARAERLLRQVYRGALTRGVPLVVTDLATAELVKVSANAFLSTKISFINAMAEVCEATGADVTQLAQALSHDPRIGGQYLRPGLGFGGGCLPKDIRAFLARGNELGVERTLTFLREVDAINLRRRARMVDLTREQCGGSFRGKRVAAWGAAFKPGSDDVRDSPALSVAASIQLQGAEVTVYDPKAVDNAHRHFPELGYADSALEAATGADVVLHLTDWPEFQELDPALVGAVTTRRRLVDGRNTLDDQRWRAAGWTVRALGRPDRTVRAKAVGRFRGPVLSRPPDRSAPPPRRP
- a CDS encoding HAD family hydrolase, producing MIARPPVEAVLLDAGGVLIMPASEAVLSILRAAGARADERLLDRVHYLATAVNDACPPRDRGRYLRAFARGCGIGDDRLNGVVAELGAAINGPNWTRGVPGAVEAVRKLGALPVSVGVVSNSVGVVAGQLRRAGICQVGPGPGTPVAVVIDSALVGIAKPDPAIFRLALRQLRASPERAVYVGDTARIDVDGALAAGLRPLHLDPHGDCPDPPGRHEHLRCLDDLAAWVSAHGR
- a CDS encoding NUDIX domain-containing protein, which codes for MPDPAAESAYYAQLARTRGAAGAVQLDEADRVLLVRPGNKPVWDLPGGVVEAAESPMAACVREVREELGITPVLERLVGVVWFPPWPHRPPSNLFVFAGRLPGPARVAIRPAPDEIADFGFFPVSALPAVEPHTERRVRECVRGFLGGGTVYFEEPTKPVWYADTVVSDPP
- a CDS encoding FAD-dependent oxidoreductase, producing the protein MSDAPTAVVVGAGIVGASIAHELVHRGWTVTIVEQYAPAHVRASSHDSSRVLRLSYGGGREIDVWYTRRAWRARQLWQEIGEDEGTELFHSVGVVWFARGTAEFEERSARSLEALDLPVERLPPEAAREFFPDVRCDDLEFVVHEPRSGVLRARPAVLALVRRALRKGARLRIATARPDERGRAVADGGPLPADRTVWAGGPWLGRWFPHLLEIEAVRQNVFYYGVEPHWRTPGLPVWVDGGAYGVGDLDDSGFKVGGALGEAPVIDPDLADRRPDPDAEQIARSVLANRFPALAGAPLVSRHVCQYELTTDQHFVLTPVPGGGGGWLAGGGGHAFKFGPALGEYVADLLEGREQPLPAFGLGPREKFESQESATPGQLARQHR
- a CDS encoding glycoside hydrolase family 5 protein: MPRSFSSVTLGAGINLGNALDTADEHALGLPRRYFDEIKAAGFDTIRLPVAWSAHAEQAAPYTIREDFFQRVDQAVDQALARDLNVVLNVHHYHELNHVPDAQTDRFLALWRQIAPRYVDRPELLHFELLNEPRAAMTAQRWNALLSQALAAVRESSPERAVLIGPAEMNDISALSKLELPDDDHLVATVHYYAPFEFTHQGAPWVENSAPWLGTTWGGEADRKTVSEDLAVAAAWADAHAVPLFIGEFGAYERADMDSRVRWTAWVRAEAERLRIGWAYWEFGTDFGAYARETDTWREPLRRALIAE
- a CDS encoding DUF1330 domain-containing protein gives rise to the protein MAKGYWVSVYPTITDPEGLDVYNELAGVAVKAAGGRLLAGIGSRVVAHEAGIAERVVLIEFDSFEQAVAAYESAAYQKALAELPDGFERDFRIIEGLD
- a CDS encoding GntP family permease gives rise to the protein MRAEDLRPLTGRYPLRPPLLLVWLVAAVLHIAMGSLGVPVVLIALAACSGALFLPHVSSNFFWMFQSLHTVAMTLASVISRPIVLLLDVVR
- a CDS encoding class II aldolase/adducin family protein yields the protein MRYEAERQLLVETIGDMARWGLIETTGGGLSVRADNGDIIVTATGSAFARWKVSPRDMTVISATGELRERTGGVAPVGALIHMAAYEMFPDCRAIVHAHNAYVLAFASLGMGVPSCVNQLDTLGEVPCLVADDTAVKGGVLSGESDRPPVELPDGIAQRPEIAAVDTYQLIPQLKEKLGPRAGELKRHGLACVLYRHGAFVFARGLTEAVENLARVEMSARTAVFQAILRGGLAGVEPNLLFPEAAASTKQFADA
- a CDS encoding DUF7677 family protein, which codes for MTSKLSHGTSGALRTFAFWVANGTVGHPLLDDIDYWDALRESPSYLEMTFAIFANVLEIDDDGEPVNAKHAERRAAAYIYQYMTGHLPEGEPPFQAWETALY
- the serC gene encoding phosphoserine transaminase — encoded protein: MVVTGESEFSIPDALLPADGRFGCGPAKVRPEQVSALARRAADFLGTSCRRGAVRGLVGRIRTGLAELFALPEGYQVVLGNGGATAFWNIATYGLIRERAQHLSFGEFSARFASVDRHTPWLAEPSVLECAAGRYPEPRAERGVDAYALTHNETSTGVVMPVRRVPGADDDALVLVDGTSAAGGLPVVPEEFDVYYFAPQKCFGADGGLWVALMSPAAVARAERLVADGRYVPEFFSLPVAIEHSARDLVFNTPSVSGLFLFAEQIEWLLGIGGLDAAASRARKSASVLYGWAEAARWAAPFVAEPGCRSPLVATIEFAPHIDAARLVAGLRAHGIVDLEPHRKFGHNQVRVGLFPAIETADVEALVACVEHAVEQLGRAAGRGRRSDV